The proteins below come from a single Brevundimonas sp. LM2 genomic window:
- a CDS encoding pyridoxamine 5'-phosphate oxidase family protein, which translates to MSDDHLTADAAEQEFWKHLKSSNTGMLGIDQPGYHAQPMTAYREEETGTIWFFTRDDSDLAKDIAEGGQSGMFTYGSKDQEVWACFHGALSLQRDQAVIDKHWNPIVAAWYPDGKEDPHLTLIKFDGDDGRVWVSKKGAAGFFFEIAKANLTKTMPKVGGVADVDLG; encoded by the coding sequence ATGTCCGACGACCACCTGACCGCCGACGCCGCCGAACAGGAGTTCTGGAAACACCTGAAGAGCTCGAACACCGGCATGCTCGGCATCGACCAGCCCGGCTATCACGCCCAGCCGATGACGGCCTATCGCGAGGAAGAGACCGGGACGATCTGGTTCTTCACCCGCGACGATTCCGATCTGGCCAAGGACATCGCCGAGGGCGGCCAGAGCGGCATGTTCACCTACGGCTCCAAGGACCAGGAGGTCTGGGCCTGTTTCCACGGAGCCCTGTCGCTGCAGCGCGACCAGGCGGTCATCGACAAGCACTGGAACCCCATCGTCGCCGCCTGGTACCCCGACGGCAAGGAAGACCCGCATCTGACGCTGATCAAGTTCGACGGCGACGACGGCCGCGTCTGGGTGTCCAAGAAGGGAGCCGCGGGCTTCTTCTTCGAGATCGCCAAGGCCAATCTGACCAAGACCATGCCGAAGGTCGGCGGCGTCGCCGACGTGGATCTGGGGTAG
- a CDS encoding GxxExxY protein, translating into MHEGHEEPGAISAEVNRIGKAATDAAFTVHSALGPGLLESVYEACLFEELRAVGLAVDRQVAIPLRYREARLDVGFRLDLLVDRSVIVEIKAIDALASIHVAQVLTYLKFSNLRLGYLLNFNVSRLKDGLRRIVL; encoded by the coding sequence ATGCACGAAGGGCACGAAGAACCCGGAGCGATCTCCGCAGAGGTGAACCGTATCGGCAAAGCCGCTACGGATGCGGCCTTTACCGTCCACAGCGCGCTCGGACCGGGGCTGCTTGAGTCAGTCTACGAGGCCTGTTTGTTCGAGGAACTGCGGGCAGTCGGGCTGGCTGTGGACCGCCAGGTGGCGATCCCTCTTCGCTATCGCGAAGCCCGCCTCGATGTCGGGTTCCGGCTCGATTTACTGGTCGATCGCTCGGTCATTGTGGAGATCAAGGCGATTGACGCCCTGGCGTCGATCCATGTGGCTCAAGTTCTGACCTATCTGAAGTTCTCAAATCTGAGGCTCGGCTACCTGCTAAACTTCAATGTCAGCCGATTGAAGGATGGCCTGCGGCGCATCGTTCTGTGA
- the argF gene encoding ornithine carbamoyltransferase — translation MTRHFLDIHRLDASELRAILDDAHARKAARKGWPMGRVDADAPLKDRVLAMIFEKNSTRTRFSFDAAIRQLGGASIIANAGDMQLGRGEPVEDTARVLSRMVDAVMIRANDHEDVERFARVATVPVINGLTHRSHPCQILADIITIEEARGPIAGQTIAWVGDGNNVCHSFIHAAPLLGFHLNVACPAEYHPDLRDLAKGGSAVTLTSDPREAVAGADVVVTDTWVSMGDGDYEDRLAAFESYAVDQALMDLADPEAVFLHCLPAHRGEEVTDAVIDGPHSRVWDEAENRIHAQKAVLAWCFAGD, via the coding sequence ATGACCCGCCACTTCCTCGACATCCACCGGCTCGACGCCTCCGAGCTTCGCGCCATCCTCGACGATGCCCATGCCCGCAAGGCGGCGCGCAAGGGCTGGCCGATGGGGCGGGTCGACGCCGACGCGCCGCTCAAGGATCGGGTCCTGGCCATGATCTTCGAGAAGAACTCGACCCGGACCCGGTTCAGCTTCGACGCCGCCATCCGGCAACTGGGCGGGGCCTCGATCATCGCCAATGCCGGCGACATGCAGCTGGGCCGGGGCGAGCCGGTCGAGGACACCGCCCGGGTGCTGTCGCGCATGGTCGACGCGGTGATGATCCGCGCCAATGACCACGAGGACGTCGAGCGGTTCGCTCGCGTCGCCACGGTCCCGGTCATCAACGGCCTGACCCACCGCAGCCACCCGTGCCAGATCCTGGCCGACATCATCACCATCGAGGAGGCGCGGGGTCCGATCGCGGGTCAGACGATCGCATGGGTCGGGGACGGCAACAACGTCTGCCACAGCTTCATTCATGCGGCGCCGCTGCTGGGCTTCCACCTGAACGTAGCCTGTCCGGCGGAGTATCACCCCGACCTGCGCGACCTGGCCAAGGGCGGCTCTGCCGTGACCCTGACCAGCGACCCGCGCGAGGCCGTGGCCGGGGCCGACGTGGTGGTGACCGACACCTGGGTGTCGATGGGCGACGGCGATTACGAGGATCGTCTGGCGGCGTTCGAGTCCTATGCCGTCGACCAGGCCCTGATGGACCTGGCCGATCCGGAGGCGGTCTTCCTGCACTGCCTGCCGGCGCACCGGGGCGAGGAGGTCACCGATGCGGTGATCGACGGACCTCACTCGCGGGTCTGGGACGAGGCGGAAAACCGCATCCATGCCCAGAAGGCGGTGCTGGCTTGGTGCTTCGCCGGCGACTGA